A section of the Gemmatimonadota bacterium genome encodes:
- a CDS encoding Ldh family oxidoreductase translates to MPIIDATHLRTLQRELYSAAGFPEDQAHIVADHLVDANLYGHDSHGVIRTPGYIRAITSGNIKPVRELKIIRETPVSAVIDAERTIGIVVAHKAMQMATNRALEHTIGAVAVHRSSHIGRLGDYPPKAAERNCIGLLMLNGGGRFTAPFGGTSRRLPPNPIAFSAPTPHG, encoded by the coding sequence ATGCCCATTATCGACGCAACGCACCTCCGAACCCTGCAACGCGAACTCTACAGTGCTGCGGGATTTCCAGAAGACCAGGCTCACATCGTAGCCGACCATCTCGTGGATGCCAACCTCTACGGGCACGATTCTCACGGTGTTATTCGCACGCCGGGCTATATTCGCGCCATAACAAGCGGCAACATCAAACCCGTGCGCGAACTCAAAATCATTCGAGAAACCCCCGTCTCAGCCGTCATTGATGCCGAGCGCACTATCGGCATTGTCGTCGCCCACAAAGCCATGCAAATGGCGACCAACCGCGCCCTCGAACACACCATTGGCGCCGTAGCCGTTCACCGATCCAGTCACATCGGTCGCCTGGGCGATTATCCGCCCAAAGCAGCTGAACGCAACTGCATTGGCTTGCTCATGCTCAACGGCGGCGGTCGCTTCACCGCCCCCTTTGGCGGCACGAGCCGACGCCTCCCCCCCAATCCCATAGCCTTCAGTGCCCCCACCCCCCACGGT